From the Luteitalea sp. genome, the window CCCTGCTCCCAGACGAACCATGCCGACGTGACGCTGTCGGTCTGCCCACGCCCCTTGAAGTCGTGCCGAGGCATCACGATCACCGTCCGCGGCGGATTTGCCGACAGGAACCGCTGGCGCGCCGCAGTCGGCTCGAGCCACGACAGCCGGAGGATGGTGGCGAAGCACGGCAGCGTCTGCACGGCCAGCGGCACAATGGCGTCCGCCAGATCGAACGGCACGTTCGTCACACCCCAATACGGGCGGTTATGCGTCCGCCCGGCAATGTCGCGCCAGTACTCCGAGCGCGCGGCATCGAGATGCGTGTCGGTCGGCGTGGCTGGGTCGAGATCGTTGCTCTCGATGAAGCCCGTCGCGGACGGACGCTCCGCCGCCAGCACCTTGACGATCGCCAACTGCCCCGCGCACGGCTCGAGCACGTCGAACGGATGCACGCGCCGCAGGAGTGCCCGCGTCATCCAGGCCGGCGTCGGGTAGTAGTCGAACGCGCGCCGCACGGACGGGTCTAGCTCGAGCAGCGGCCGTTGTGTCATGACGCCCGCCGCCCCCCGCGCAGAACCGTGATCGACGTGTTGCGCATGCGCCTGCGGACTTGGGCTTGGGCGTCTGTCAGACGCTTGCACTCGCGGCACCCGCGACCGTTGTCTCGGCGGTACACAGTGGCACCCGTCAATTCGTGGCCACGATCACAATGTGTCTTCCGAGCATTCTTGGCCGGCTGACTGTCTCCGCGTAGCACGTTGATTCTGTTCGTCACCGGCTCTAAGTGCGCCGGATTCACGCACGCACGATTGCGGCAGAGATGATCAATGGTCAGACCGTCTGGGATACGCTCACGCAGCAACTCCCAACTAATGCGGTGTGCCCATGAGGACTTGCACGCAACTCCAAACACGCCGTATCCGTCCGCGCGACAACGGGTCCATATCCAGCAGCCGCTGGCGTCGTCCTTGGACACATATGACCAGAACCGGCGAACGGCGTCAGGCGTGAGTAGATCGACGTACGACGGGCGAGTAGACTGGTGATCAGTCATGACCGTGCGGACTCTTTCGTCGTCGTCCATCCCGGTGTTTCAGCGTGGCAGCTCGTACACCGCAACGCGATCCGCGTCCGGTCGAACGTCAGCACTTGGTCATGCCCGCGCAGTCCACAGATGAAGTGCCGGAGACGATCTACCAGCCTGACGGACATGCTCGTTTTCTCCAATTCCGCTCCACTCGCCACTGCTGATACCGTCGCCAGAGGGAGAGCAGGGTCATGCGCGCCTCCGGATCTCGACTCGCTGATACCGATCCGTCCAGTGCGGGCGCTGACCGCCCACCCTGAGCAGCTTCCGCCCGCCGACGCCCCCGGTGATGTCCAAGTGGCACTGATCGCAAACGTGCTGCTTGTGCTCCTTGAGCGCCGACAGCCCTTTACCGCGCGTCCCTCGGCCGCTGAGCATGTGGTGCACCTGCGTGGCCGCACGATCGCAGCGATACTCGATGGCCCCGGTCGCCCCGAACCACCGCACCTCGCACCACCCCTCGCTGCGATCCCGCGCCTGCGCGCTCCCGGCCTTATCCGCGCCGGGTGGGGTCGGCGTCTTGGCGAAGGCGTGATAGGCGCGCTCAGGGTCCGCCACGGTCCTCTCCCTTCCACAAATAGAGATCCAGGACCACCAACCCCAGGATCAGCAGGGGCAACCACCACAGCTCCCGCCACAGGGCCAGCAGGGTGGGCATCTACGCTGCCCTCCGTCGGCGCGCCTGTGCCTCGTCACGCAGCGTGCGCAGCCAGAGTCCGCGCAACCACCGCGTCACCTTGCCTGTGCCCTCGCACCAGCCACACGGTTCCCACGGGCCAGTGCCGTCATCGAGCAACACGTAGCGTTCGCCACCCGCGCCGCTGCAGGACTGGCACAGCAGGCCATGCGCCTCGACGTATGCGACGAACCGCCGATGATGCGCCTGCCTCTCATAAGAGAGCCGCGCGTAATCCGGCACGTCGTTGATGTGATCGCGCCAGCCCATCTACTTCAGCCTCGACGCCTTGACCATCTGCTGGTCCCGTTCATACGCTGCGGCTTCGCCCCCACGGAAGGCTTCACCGTCAGGCTCGGGCGGCGAGCACTCTTCGCACCCGCCGTAGCGGACGCCGTACTCGCTCATGGGCAGTTCTTTGCCGTGGCGGAGGCAGTAGCACTTAGGGTCGAGATCGTCAAAGTCCTCCGTCATTACGCGCTCCTCGTGATGGCCGCCAGCGCGGCCTGTCGTGCGCGCCGCTCGAGGCAGTACCAGCAGATGCACTCCGGATCGCACGGTTCCTGCGGATAGGCGCCGCAGTCGGGG encodes:
- a CDS encoding HNH endonuclease, with protein sequence MDDDERVRTVMTDHQSTRPSYVDLLTPDAVRRFWSYVSKDDASGCWIWTRCRADGYGVFGVACKSSWAHRISWELLRERIPDGLTIDHLCRNRACVNPAHLEPVTNRINVLRGDSQPAKNARKTHCDRGHELTGATVYRRDNGRGCRECKRLTDAQAQVRRRMRNTSITVLRGGRRAS